One window from the genome of Pelobates fuscus isolate aPelFus1 chromosome 13, aPelFus1.pri, whole genome shotgun sequence encodes:
- the PEX11B gene encoding peroxisomal membrane protein 11B — translation MDSWVRFSGQSQAKERVIRAAQYACTLLGYTLQKNGAGAELVTTIKQLEGHLSLARKLFRLGNSVDALESAKRAIHLSDVVLRFCITVSHLNRAMYFACDNILWLGKTGVSKNMDQEKWSQRSFRYYLFSLIMNLSRDLYELKLLMEVECNSKCSASKLSAENGVVPQKKLPTHHLLGIQLRLIIHILRNNPPLLLDVLKNTCDLFIPLDKLGLYKTNPGFVGLCGLTSSILSILTIVHPWLKLKP, via the exons ATGGATTCCTGGGTCCGCTTCAGCGGGCAGAGCCAAGCCAAGGAGCGGGTTATCCG AGCTGCTCAGTATGCCTGTACTTTACTGGGATACACACTCCAGAAAAATGGAGCCGGTGCTGAACTTGTGACCACTATAAAACAACTGGAGGGCCACCTGAGCCTGGCAAGGAAAT TGTTCCGTCTTGGGAACTCTGTGGATGCTTTGGAATCTGCCAAACGTGCAATCCACCTCTCCGATGTGGTTCTGCGCTTCTGTATAACAGTCAGCCATCTTAACAGAGCCATGTATTTTGCTTGTGACAACATCCTGTGGTTGGGGAAGACAGGCGTGTCCAAGAATATGGACCAGGAGAAGTGGAGTCAGCGCTCCTTCAG atatTACTTATTTTCCCTCATCATGAATCTGAGCCGAGATCTCTATGAGCTCAAACTCCTCATGGAGGTGGAATGCAACAGCAAGTGCTCTGCTAGCAAATTGAGTGCTGAGAATGGAGTAGTCCCTCAGAAAAAGCTCCCCACACACCATCTTCTGGGCATCCAACTTCGACTTATCATCCACATCTTGAGGAACAATCCACCGCTCCTTCTCGATGTTTTGAAGAACACCTGTGATCTTTTCATCCCACTGGACAAGCTGGGTCTTTACAAGACAAACCCTGGATTTGTTGGACTGTGTGGCCTTACTTCTTCCATACTGTCCATCCTGACCATCGTACACCCATGGCTGAAGCTGAAACCCTGA